In one Nicotiana tomentosiformis chromosome 6, ASM39032v3, whole genome shotgun sequence genomic region, the following are encoded:
- the LOC138894605 gene encoding uncharacterized protein yields MLKKDAATRWIEEYGAFGCVLGQHDESGRKEQKAVKGQALADHLAENLVDGEYKPLKTYFPNEEVSFVGEDITEAYDGWRMFFDGAANIKGVGIGAVLVSETGQHYPELLVIGDFDLLVHQVLGEWATKNTKILPYLYCVQELIKRFTKIEFKYVPRIQNEFADALATLSSMIQHPDKNFIDPIPIGIYKQPAYCAHVEEESDGSVVP; encoded by the exons atgctgaagaaagatgctgcaacaagatGGATTGAAGAAT ATGGGGCTTTTGGTTGCGttctgggacaacatgatgagtCTGGAAGAAAGGAGCAG aaggcggtcAAAGGGCAAGCGTTGGCAgatcatttggcagaaaatcttgtagacggagaatacaaaccattgaaaacgtatttCCCCAatgaagaggtatcattcgtaggagaagatatcaccgaagcatatgatggttggagaatgttcttcgacggagctgCAAAcatcaaaggagtgggtatcggagcagtcttagtatcagaaactggccaacactatccg GAGTTGCTGGTGATTGGAGATTTCGATCTTTTGGTGCATCAGgttttaggagaatgggctaccaagaacactaaaatattaCCATATCTGTACtgtgtacaagagttgatcaagaggttcacgaagatagagttcaAATATGTTCCGaggattcagaacgagttcgcagatgcattggccactttatcttccatgatacaacacccagacaagaacttcatcgatcctatcccaataggaatttaTAAAcaaccagcttattgtgctcatgttgaagaggaAAGTGACGGATCCgtggttccatga